acccggaaggaagaccaggtgaagatggaagccttgtcagcggtgacatcgttagtttcaaggtaagtctttcatattgtgctagtatgcagtgcataatagcacattatgactttgccTTGTAGGGAGaagatttacattattttttttgttgttgtttactaccgctttaagtagaCATGTTGTTATAAATGGACTTTAAGTAAGAGACAAACAAGTTAAAGCCCAAAGGTAGCTAAAACTTTTAATGCAATTACAGCATTGGTTTTGTTGGATTGCAAATTATATGACTGAATCATAATAATCACTGTATACGCTGAACATTGCATCACACATCTGAACTTTTATATTGCTTAGGGACATCTCACGGACAGCTGTCTCTTCGCTCCCCTCCAAAGGTCTGGAGAACCTACGACACCTATTGGCCACAAATACCTGGTACCTGAAGAAACTCCCCCCACTGAACACCTTTGTCCACCTGGAGATAGCTGACCTGTTTTACCCCAGCCACTGCTGTGCCTTCACCAACTGGACCAAGAAGAAGAGGCGAGTGACCACCAGATAGCCCAGCAAGCTAACATGACTCTTCATATGTTTATAACCATTACCAGAGACATTTTACCTGCCTTGCAGTTAACAGTATAGCCTGATCACTGACTTTTCCCCAGCCTACCAAAGGAACATTCCCACATTACCGAGGTCATGGCTCtgctcattctgctctctcctcttgtCAGGAAGCTTTCAGTGTTAGACTGAGAATACTGTACGATTCCAAAAAGCCTGACTGGCTACCAGTACTACCGTTTCAGCAGTGCAGGAAACTACAGAAAGCTAAAGATAGAATCATATACTtatatttactgtatgtatataatgcaggggtctccagacttatCAGCATGAGGCCcacactgtatattttatatactgaTCAAAAGAAAATCTCAACCAGAGTCCCCATCTTATAGCAGGGTCCTCATTAAATCCTTTTTAATATCAGGGTCTCCATAAGACTCCCCTTTGCATTAGAATTTCCATCAGAGTCCTTACCCTAGAGTCCAACTGCTTACATTCGTGTCCCCTTAAttaaagtcctcccttacatctggATCCTCATTAGAATCCATCCTCCAGCAGGTCTCAGTTTGAGcacttctttacatcagggtccccatcatagtcccccttacatcagggtgggTCTCATCAGTGTCCCACTTTTACAGAGAGTCTGGGTGTAGGTTGGGGGGGGGTTGAAGTGGAAACCATAAGAAGCCTCTTGCAACAATATTCCTCAATCTGTGCACCACTGACTCTAAGTGCAGGCTGGATAAAATCTTGTAAAGAGGAAGGTGTAGCCTAtgagctgtagtttggagacccctgatttaaatcaTATTTAACGGTAATTGAATGAATACTGTCCTGAATTAAATGATGATCTTAGACCGTAGCCATTTTCAACCACGGTTCTGTGGAACTCTAAAGTTCCCCCAGAGgaagctaggggttccttgagctgttgtCCATTGACCTCTCATTTGGTGGTGCATGCAGGTCATGTGGGGTCCCACAGGGAGCAGAAACAAAGGGCCAGCTGGTGTTCAACCACGCATTGACCCCCATGTCTCAACTCCTAGGTTCACCCTGCTCTAGCATGTGGAGACCAACCTGCCCTTGCAGAAGTGGTTGAGCGCAGAAGCATTCTTAGTGGCAGCAGCATAAACGGGAACTGTGCTATGAGAAGGGACTAGGACTGCAGAGTTCACTGGAGCAGGTCAGAACTCAGATCTGGAGCACACTAGAGGAAGAATGGTGAACAGTTCTGGGAAAAACTTCACTTGCCAGAGCCATCAGCAAGATACCATTAATTTTTTTGtcagtaagggtggcattctgaacacAACTGTAGCAGTTACATTCTTCCCATTAACTgccaatgtaatgagcattcttcctaatgaccacaattgtaagacgcattcttcccactgatcaccaatataaggggcattcttcccattgactccTGATAAATTTGATATAAGCAGGGATTCCTCAAGACtggaaaattattttaggggttcctctggggtaaaaagattgagaaaggctgatctaaacaTAGCTGTATGTATATGAAGTGCCAAGAATGCAGAGAAGTTTCAGCTAGACATCGGTCAGATGTGTGTCCGCAAAGTAGCCATTTCCAGGCCATGTACCATCTGTACTAGCACACTATCAGTGCTAGCATATACAGCTTGTGTTTCTACTAATTCAACACAGATTTAACTATACAGGATGTCACAGTCTTCACCATAGACAGGTCTACATATGCAGATTCCCtcttaaccccctcccccccccctttttcaaagGTTTCTCACCTACTCTGTATTCCAGCTTCCCAGCCATATGCCTTCTGTGAGATTCTCTGTCTACTAAATACAATGACCTATACAAAATGGCCCAAAGTCCATATGAGCAGACAAATCCAGCTCCAGTGCCTGCTCCACATAGCCAACAATAAAGTGGGTAAAATCTGTCACCCGGCTGTCCTACACACATATCCCTATCAATAGTGTAGTGGCAGTGTTTCAGGTCCTACACTTTGGTAAACAGTGCTAGAGATGATCCTGGAGATAAGGTGTTAGACATCACGAGGCACATGGGAACTTGCTGGGACTTGGAGGCCTTGGACATTAGATGGAGGTTGTAGGGTTGGATAGCTATACAATAGTTCTGTGGAAAAGATATGACATTATTAATTCTTTTTGGACATGAATTCACTTTTAACTAAATCTGTCTGCAGAGATTGCTTGTATTGCCTGTGAACATTCAACAGTTTCCATATCTATACAAAATAAGACGGGTAAACATCCTGTggatgttctgtttcaaatgccaatatacagtatttcacaaaagtgagtacacccctcacatttttgtaaatattttattatatcttttcatgtgacaacactgaagaaatgagactttgctacaatgtaaagtagtgagtgtacagcttgtaaaacagtataaatttgctgtcccctcaaaataacccaacacacagccattaatgtctaaaccgctggcaacaaaagtgagtacatcccttaggcccctttcccactggggcagtgggggcgtcggcggtacaacagcgctatttttagcgctgctgtaccgtcgttcttgcagcgttattcggccgctagcggtgcggttttaacccccgctggcggccgaaaaagggttaaaatccctcgtacagcgcggctatagccgcagtattgccgcggtatagccgcgctgtcccattgatttcaatgggcaggagcggtgaaggagtggtgaatacaccgctccttcaccgctccaaaaaagcggtttgcaggactttttttaccgtcctgcctgcgcaccgcttcagtgtgaaagccctcgggctttcacactgaacaaacagcggaggctgtttaggggcggtttgcaggcggtatttttagcgccataccgcctgcaaaccgccccagtgtgaaaggggcctaagtgtaaaagtccaaattgggcccaaagtgtcaatattttgtgtggccaccattattgtccagcactgccttaaccctcttgggcatgcagttcaccagagcttcacagttagccactggagtcctcttccacacctccatgatgacattacggacctggtggatgttagagaccttgcgctcctccaccttccatttgaggataccccacagatgctcaatagggtttaggtctggagacatgtttgaccAGTcactcacctttaccctcagcttctttagcaaggcaatggttgtcttggaggtgtgtttggggtggttatcatgttggaatactgccatgcggcccagtctctgaagggaggggatcatgctctgcttcagtacgtcacagtacatgttgacattcatggttccctcaatgaactgtagctcaccagtgctgGTGTCTTGCTGAaaaagttcccctggcggataaggagccccctgtactgcgcaggcacagtgcttgcgcagtacggtGTCTTGCCAaaaaagttcccccggcagataatAACCCccatgtactgcgcaggcacagtgcCTGTACGAGCCAAAAATAGCCAAACATACACAACTGAGCGTCAGCTGTTCACCACGCCTGCGTACATTTAACACTACATTCTAACACTAACACTACATTCtaccgcacgctcccgatgctcccAGACAATgctgcacgctcccgatgctcgtgctactctgcaaggggctgATAATAAACACATTATCACAGTAATACACccaccccttgcagagtagcacgagcatcagGAGCGTGCGGCAGCGTCGGCCACAATGTCTTGCTCATTGCGCTGACGCCGTGAacagctcactcacagctgttcagcttcggatattttcggcggctcccttgttgttcgtactgcgcaagcgctgcgcctacgcagtacaggggggtcattatccaccgaggggaactttctcggcagaacaccagcagcactgatgcagccctagaccatgacacggCCACCTCCagacttgactgtaggcaagacacacttgtctttgtactcctcacctggtttccgccacacaggcttaacaccatctaaaccaaataagtttatcttaatctcatcagaccacaggacgagggttccagtaatccatgtccttagtatgcttgtcttcagcaaactgtgggctttcttgtgcatcatctttagaagaggcttccttctgggacgacagccatgcagaccaatttgatgcagtgtgtggcatatggtatgagcactgacaggctgagatGCCATGagtgagatgccatgttgaacttccagtgaccagtatgagagagagtgagagcaataacaccaaatttaacacacctgcttcccattcacacctgagaccttgtaataccaaggagtcacatgacaccggggagggaaaatggctaattgggcccaatttggacattttcacttaggggtgtactcacttttgttgccagcggtttagacattaatggctgtgtgttgttattttgaggggacaacatatttacactgttatacaagctgtacactcactactttacattgtagcaaagtgttatttcttcagtgttgtcacatgaaaagatataataaaatatttacaaaagatgTGAGATGCTGTACATGCAATGCCATACCACCTTAGACCCAGTTTGTATGGTATGGCAACTTGCTGACCTCCTTAGACCTAGTCAGTGTGGTATGACCACTTGCTGACCTCCTTAGACACAGTCTGTGTGGTATGACCACTTGCtgacctccttagacccagtctgtgtgGTATGGCCATTTGCTGATCTCCTTAGACCCAGACTGTGTGGTATGGCCACTTGCTGACCTCCTTAGACTCAGTCTGTGTGTTATGGCCACTTTCtgacctccttagacccagtctgtgtgGTATGACCACTTGCtgacctccttagacccagtctgtgtgGTATGGCCATTTGCTGatctccttagacccagtctgtgtgGTATGGCCACTTGCTAACCTCCTTAGACTCAGTCTGTGTGGTATGGCCACTTTCTGACCTCCTTAGACTCAGTCTGTGTGGTATGGCCACTTGCTGACCTCCTTAAACCCAGTCTGTGTGTTATGGCCACTTGCtgacctccttagacccagtctgtgtgTTATGGCCACTTGCTGACCTCCTTAGACCCCTCTGTGTGGTATGGCCACTTGctaacttggcaccatccacaggcaacgTAACACCTAAAAAAGACACAGATGCTGAATCCAATGTCATTTTACTTCAGATAACTGCAATACAGATGATGCTTTTCTAGTCTTTTGAAatataagaagacaatgactttcctaagccctgtctctaCAATGAACTGAAAATAAATGAGGGAACATGAGAAATGTGGGGAGGGTCTAACTGGGATTATACTAACTAGTTCTAAAACAAGAGGGGGAACAAAGGAACATACCAGATACAACAAACAAGACAAAAGACTGGCTGATGTTGCAGTTTGGGAACACTCATCTAGATAAAGTTGTACCTCTGCTAGATAAAATGTTTTGATGTTCACACATTTCTCAGTAGCTGAATAATTTACTTTTGTACTTGGTTCCCACCTGCAGTGATCTGGAGGCTTTTCTATGCAACCGGACATTTGTGCAGAACAGCCACAAGAAGCGTTCTTTGAGGGCCTACACAGGCATCGGTCCATACTTCCAAGACTACATGGATGGAGATTCTGACCAGACTGAGAATAACAAGTTCACAGATCTTTACAGCAGCAGGCACTACTCTGTCTTCTATGAGGACCAGGGAGAAGAAGAGGTGGGCTTTGGGAAGGAGATAAAGAATGCCCAGGAGCATTATACACAGGCTTTCGAGAATCATTATGAGTATATTATCTGCGGAGGCAGTGAGAAGTTGGTGTGTACTCCGGAACCTGACGAGTTCAACCCATGTGAGGACATCATGGGATACAACTTCTTGCGGATAATAGTGTGGTTTGTAAATCTCTTGGCCATTTTGGGCAATGCGTTTGTCTTCTTCATTCTGGTCACAAGCCATTACAAGCTGACCGTGCCCCGCTTTCTGATGTGTAACTTGGCTTTTGCTGACTTAGTCATGGGCATCTACCTTCTCCTCATAGCCTCAGAAGACCTCCACACCCGCTCCGAATACTACAACTACGCCATTAACTGGCAGACAGGAGCAGGCTGTAACACAGCAGGGTTCTTTACTGTCTTTGCAAGTGAGCTCTCAGTTTACACCTTGACGGTGATAACTTTAGAGCGCTGGTATGCAATAACATTTGCCATGCGCCTGGATCGCAAGATTCGCCTCAGACACGCATCATTCATCATGCTGGGTGGGTGGGCATTCTGCCTTTTTCTGGCTTTTCTGCCACTGGTTGGGATTAGCAGCTATGTGAAGGTCAGCATCTGCTTACCGATGGACACAGAAACAGTGTTGTCCCAAGCCTACATCATCTTTGTTTTAATGCTCAACATCATAGCGTTCATTATAATCTGTGCTTGCTACATCAAGATCTATATCACCGTACGAAACCCCCACTACAAATCTGGAGACAAAGACACGAAAATTGCAAAGCGTATGGCGGTTCTCATCTTCACAGACTTCCTCTGCATGGCGCCAATTTCTTTCTATGCTTTGTCTGCCATAATGAACAAGCCGCTCATCACGGTATCCAACTCTAAGATACTTCTGGTGCTCTTCTACCCTCTTAACTCCTGTGCCAACCCTTTCCTGTATGCAATCTTTACCAAGGCCTTCCGAAGAGATGTCTTCATCCTTCTCAGCAAGTTCGGCATCTGTGAACACCAAGCCCAAGTGTATCGTGGACAGACTGTTTCGGCAAAAAACAGCAGTGGCTCTTATGGTCAAAAAAGCAGTGGCAGTACCGGACAGACTCTGGCCAATGTTCCTGACTTTCTTAGGAAAGAGCAGTCTTTACCAGGAACTCAGACGGCCCTACTCGAAGGCAGTTGCCAGACCGTGCTGTAAagcgttaaaaaaagaaaaaaaacagttgcaGTAACCAGAACTAATTTTGAGTACTGGTTTAGGGTTTCAAGATGAGACGTTCTATGTGAGGACTAGGCATTATCAGAGAAATAGGTTTGAGTACAAATGGACATATGATAAGATGATGGATTGTAAGGTGTTCTGTTTAGGGGCATTCACAGTAATATACTTTATTGGAAGTACACTGTTTGGATTTGTGCTTTGGACTGGTTTAGTGGGCTTTACGACAATTTTTGAGAATGAATCAACAAGGGTCCAATTCCCAGATACCCTATGCAGAAAAACGAAATGTTATAACCTCAAATTATGCTGGGAGGTGGAAATTGAGGACACGATACTTTCTGTAAATATTCATTATAGCTTCACAGAAACCGTCTTACTAAAAATAAACCTTTTtccatttgttttactgtcttcaGAATGTTCTTTTTCCCATCTCAGACATCATCATATCATGAAAGGCCACTTTGATTGGACAGCATCCTGCTGAAGGATATGGATTATCCATATACAATTTTAGCTGCGCAAATGTATTTTTCTGTAAGAAAACTAAAGTCTAACACCCTCTTTTCCAAACATCTCACTGAGGTTATATTGCAGTCTTTCATCTCCTGAGCACAAATTTGTATCAGGTGGTGGAATGGTCTGCTCTCAGGAACAGGGTGATCTATAGAAGGTTCTTGGAAATGGAGGTTACAGAGGGGTGGCATTAAATCAGGACATCAACATTATAGCTTAACCACGGTTTCAGATTtgacaagaaaaaatatatattgatttaAACTCGTTTCAACTGCCAGGTGAATATGGAACTTACTGTGGCCTGCTCGGCAGCTCACTGAAAAAGGCCAGATGTTGTCTATAGCCAA
This Aquarana catesbeiana isolate 2022-GZ linkage group LG13, ASM4218655v1, whole genome shotgun sequence DNA region includes the following protein-coding sequences:
- the TSHR gene encoding thyrotropin receptor — protein: MSSGIPSLSCCLLPLLLLLPRAGATCPDNCKCEQEISYSITCRNRSSVPELPGNTEILRLVETRIAVIPRGAFSSIPNITRIFITLDTELRKLEAGAFQGLSKISQIEMRSLMNLKCIEARAFQNLPLLNYLVILNTGLSDFPDFSRIQSLAITLFVEIADNPNMASVPANAFQGLGNGFLTLKLYNNGFTELNKFAFNGTNLTTVDLHNNQQLGGLHEEVLTGVLSGPTTLDISRTAVSSLPSKGLENLRHLLATNTWYLKKLPPLNTFVHLEIADLFYPSHCCAFTNWTKKKSDLEAFLCNRTFVQNSHKKRSLRAYTGIGPYFQDYMDGDSDQTENNKFTDLYSSRHYSVFYEDQGEEEVGFGKEIKNAQEHYTQAFENHYEYIICGGSEKLVCTPEPDEFNPCEDIMGYNFLRIIVWFVNLLAILGNAFVFFILVTSHYKLTVPRFLMCNLAFADLVMGIYLLLIASEDLHTRSEYYNYAINWQTGAGCNTAGFFTVFASELSVYTLTVITLERWYAITFAMRLDRKIRLRHASFIMLGGWAFCLFLAFLPLVGISSYVKVSICLPMDTETVLSQAYIIFVLMLNIIAFIIICACYIKIYITVRNPHYKSGDKDTKIAKRMAVLIFTDFLCMAPISFYALSAIMNKPLITVSNSKILLVLFYPLNSCANPFLYAIFTKAFRRDVFILLSKFGICEHQAQVYRGQTVSAKNSSGSYGQKSSGSTGQTLANVPDFLRKEQSLPGTQTALLEGSCQTVL